In Bacillus horti, a single window of DNA contains:
- a CDS encoding DUF1259 domain-containing protein has translation MHSLSISTLCREFAAILEATPSQSNGVCLAQAFRTNIRPTILGRKSRSPLTIPQFHSFENLDRNGRALCLGETVILTAEINPFISKLRKHGILVTALHNHWLFANPNIWYIHYEKIERPLTFARAVRDAKTVLTRRIVKPLRIVRAKKVNKLKRIVKA, from the coding sequence GTGCATTCGTTGTCAATAAGCACATTATGCAGAGAATTCGCCGCTATACTTGAAGCAACACCATCTCAATCCAATGGAGTTTGTCTTGCACAAGCATTCCGGACTAATATTCGTCCGACGATTTTGGGAAGAAAATCAAGATCACCTTTAACCATTCCACAATTTCACTCTTTTGAGAATCTTGATAGAAATGGACGTGCCCTATGCCTAGGTGAAACGGTCATTCTTACCGCAGAAATCAATCCGTTTATTTCTAAGCTTAGAAAACATGGAATCTTAGTAACGGCACTTCATAATCACTGGTTATTTGCGAATCCTAACATCTGGTATATTCACTATGAAAAAATTGAAAGACCTTTAACTTTTGCAAGAGCTGTCAGAGATGCAAAAACTGTATTAACAAGAAGAATTGTCAAACCACTAAGAATTGTCAGAGCAAAAAAAGTTAACAAATTAAAAAGAATTGTCAAAGCATAG
- a CDS encoding bifunctional 4-hydroxy-2-oxoglutarate aldolase/2-dehydro-3-deoxy-phosphogluconate aldolase, which yields MLTREEKIQSLKDAQVVAVIRKIDPDKVIPLVSALVAGGVTGIEITLDSQNALKLIKESKERFGQEAFVGAGTVLSVEEAKEALEAGADFIVSPILNKEVVDHVKETSSLVVPGVYTPTEMWQAMQWGADMVKIFPITTLGPKFIKDVKGPLSHIPLMTTGGIDLSNIAEYVKAGVHAVGVGGSLMDKVLIQNNDWDGLTQLAKRFKEAVQG from the coding sequence ATGCTAACTAGAGAAGAGAAGATTCAGTCGTTAAAGGATGCACAGGTTGTAGCCGTCATTCGTAAAATTGATCCTGATAAGGTAATCCCTCTCGTCTCAGCTCTTGTAGCTGGAGGAGTTACAGGGATTGAAATTACACTTGATTCACAGAACGCTTTAAAGCTCATTAAGGAGTCAAAGGAACGCTTTGGACAGGAAGCTTTTGTTGGTGCAGGAACGGTTCTAAGTGTAGAGGAAGCAAAGGAAGCTTTGGAGGCAGGGGCAGACTTTATTGTTTCTCCCATTTTAAATAAAGAGGTTGTTGATCATGTTAAAGAAACGTCTTCATTAGTCGTCCCTGGTGTATACACACCTACGGAAATGTGGCAGGCTATGCAGTGGGGAGCAGATATGGTTAAGATTTTCCCGATTACTACCTTAGGTCCAAAATTCATTAAGGATGTAAAAGGACCTCTATCTCATATTCCTCTTATGACAACTGGTGGCATCGACTTAAGCAACATTGCTGAATATGTAAAAGCGGGTGTACATGCTGTCGGTGTTGGCGGTTCATTAATGGATAAAGTTTTGATTCAAAACAATGATTGGGATGGATTAACTCAATTAGCCAAGCGATTTAAAGAGGCAGTTCAGGGATAA
- a CDS encoding sugar kinase: MSKRELDVITIGDGMITMNPKAKGPMRFVQEFERKIGGAELNFALGCARLGLEAGWISRLGNDEFGKHIYNTMRGEGVNVSQVELVDGYPTSLNFKEIMEDGSGRTFYYRKSSPTSTMTPDSIDPEFIKQAKILHVSGVFPSIDPQNVEIIRRAIEVAKENEVLVSFDPNIRLKMWSKDRAREVLRSFLPYVDIILTGQDEAEILIGVSDTKSIIKTFQEEFNIQYIAIKNGAEGAVGAKGSEVIELPAFPPRKVVDTVGAGDGFDAGFIYGVTQGWTLEKILTFANMVGSMVVSVMGDNEGLPYYEEVLAQLGEREIIDR, from the coding sequence ATGAGTAAACGGGAATTAGATGTTATTACGATTGGTGATGGAATGATCACGATGAATCCTAAGGCAAAGGGACCGATGCGTTTTGTTCAGGAGTTTGAGCGTAAAATAGGGGGAGCTGAACTGAATTTTGCTTTAGGCTGTGCACGACTTGGCCTTGAGGCTGGATGGATCAGTCGCCTAGGAAATGATGAGTTTGGTAAGCATATCTACAATACGATGCGTGGTGAGGGAGTTAACGTTTCTCAGGTTGAGCTGGTTGACGGCTACCCTACATCCCTTAATTTCAAAGAAATTATGGAGGACGGTTCGGGCAGGACTTTTTACTATAGAAAATCTTCTCCTACATCAACGATGACTCCAGATTCTATTGATCCTGAATTCATAAAGCAAGCTAAAATTCTTCATGTTTCAGGGGTATTTCCTTCTATTGATCCGCAAAATGTTGAGATTATTAGAAGAGCCATTGAAGTGGCCAAGGAAAATGAAGTTCTCGTTTCCTTTGATCCAAACATTCGCTTGAAAATGTGGTCTAAGGATAGAGCACGTGAAGTGTTACGCAGTTTCCTCCCATATGTAGATATAATCCTTACGGGGCAGGACGAAGCAGAAATTTTAATCGGAGTTTCAGATACAAAGAGTATTATTAAGACGTTCCAAGAAGAGTTCAATATCCAATATATTGCGATAAAAAATGGAGCTGAAGGAGCCGTTGGTGCCAAAGGTAGTGAAGTGATAGAGCTACCTGCCTTCCCACCAAGAAAGGTAGTAGACACTGTCGGTGCAGGTGATGGCTTTGATGCTGGATTTATATATGGAGTGACTCAGGGGTGGACTCTTGAAAAAATTCTAACCTTCGCTAATATGGTTGGATCAATGGTTGTTAGTGTTATGGGAGATAATGAAGGCTTACCGTATTATGAAGAGGTATTAGCACAGCTAGGAGAAAGAGAGATTATTGATCGCTAA
- a CDS encoding LacI family DNA-binding transcriptional regulator — protein MKSLEVKEGLSIKKPTIADVAHEAGVSKSTVSQYMNKRYEYMSSKTKGKIELAIKELGYTPNYIAKSLKQKRTLTIGIIVANILHHFSTQVSRAIEDLCQERGYQAIICNADDQPDKERSYIDMLRAKQVDGIIAIPTEGNTELYAELVQQGYPVVFLDRTIADIDIPAVVLNNFEAARGAVAHLLQQGHRSIGMLTGPLNISVRRERVDGYLYAMEQHEVEHDYIWMKEVTKANAMAVLENMFTLKQRPTALVIGNDFLLLETLKFVKSKGIKVPDELAFITFDEVEYADLFQPTISTISQPAFQMGRKAAELLLGHISEKKRPAQLKYEFTATMKLRDSCGENRSL, from the coding sequence TTGAAGTCACTCGAAGTAAAGGAGGGCTTATCCATAAAAAAACCAACGATTGCAGATGTAGCTCATGAAGCTGGGGTTTCCAAAAGTACGGTTTCTCAGTATATGAATAAACGCTACGAATATATGAGTAGTAAAACGAAGGGGAAAATTGAATTAGCGATTAAGGAGCTAGGCTATACACCAAATTATATTGCTAAGAGTTTAAAGCAGAAGAGAACACTAACGATAGGAATTATTGTAGCCAATATTCTTCACCATTTTTCTACACAGGTTAGTCGCGCTATAGAGGATTTATGCCAAGAGCGAGGCTACCAGGCTATTATCTGTAATGCGGATGATCAGCCAGATAAAGAACGAAGCTATATTGATATGCTCCGCGCTAAGCAGGTAGATGGGATTATTGCTATCCCAACGGAAGGGAATACGGAGCTTTATGCTGAGCTTGTGCAGCAGGGCTATCCAGTTGTTTTTCTTGATCGGACTATTGCGGATATCGACATACCTGCTGTTGTTTTGAACAATTTTGAAGCGGCTAGAGGGGCGGTAGCTCATCTGTTGCAGCAGGGTCATCGCAGTATTGGAATGCTAACGGGTCCACTTAATATTAGTGTTCGTCGTGAAAGAGTGGATGGTTATCTATACGCTATGGAACAACATGAGGTAGAGCATGATTATATTTGGATGAAGGAAGTGACTAAAGCTAATGCTATGGCTGTCTTAGAAAATATGTTTACACTAAAACAAAGACCAACAGCATTAGTGATTGGAAATGACTTTCTTCTTTTAGAGACATTAAAGTTTGTAAAAAGTAAAGGGATCAAGGTTCCTGATGAGTTAGCCTTTATCACCTTTGATGAAGTTGAGTATGCCGACCTTTTCCAGCCAACGATTTCAACCATCTCTCAGCCAGCTTTTCAAATGGGACGGAAGGCGGCGGAGCTTTTACTAGGGCATATCTCAGAAAAGAAAAGACCAGCTCAATTGAAATATGAGTTCACAGCCACTATGAAACTCAGAGATTCATGTGGTGAAAATAGGTCATTATGA
- a CDS encoding DUF2663 family protein — protein sequence MWDDIAISRDTKQMLSKLLEHHQVKQVYLLKARVVAICLGLLLLSFGLYLYSQILLPANQSFERIFILLLEDSFAFFLVVGNIVLYSMTLFYVSKYKSTKQKLDKLRVEAIDRLNSSWVDSHKARLKDLISARLQKNGVNLSHKEK from the coding sequence ATGTGGGACGATATAGCTATCTCAAGAGATACGAAACAGATGCTCTCTAAACTGTTAGAGCATCATCAGGTAAAGCAAGTCTATTTACTTAAAGCAAGAGTTGTTGCTATTTGTTTGGGCTTGCTTTTATTATCTTTTGGGTTGTATTTGTATAGTCAAATTTTGCTTCCAGCCAATCAGTCCTTTGAAAGGATTTTTATTCTATTGCTGGAGGATTCGTTTGCTTTTTTCCTAGTCGTAGGGAACATTGTTCTTTATTCAATGACATTATTTTATGTGTCTAAATATAAGTCTACGAAGCAAAAGCTAGATAAGCTACGAGTAGAGGCCATTGATCGGCTTAATTCCTCCTGGGTGGATAGTCATAAAGCGAGATTAAAGGATCTAATTTCAGCTAGATTACAGAAGAATGGGGTTAATCTAAGTCATAAAGAGAAGTAA